Proteins encoded by one window of Bacillus sp. DTU_2020_1000418_1_SI_GHA_SEK_038:
- the infC gene encoding translation initiation factor IF-3 yields MLLNEGIRAREVRLIDQNGEQLGIKSKNEALEIAARVNLDVVLVAPNAKPPVARIMDYGKFKFEQQKKDKEARKNQKIISVKEVRLSPTIDEHDFNTKLRNAIKFLEKGDKVKASIRFKGRAITHKEIGHRVLVRFAEACTEVATVESHPKMDGRSMFMMLAPKNEK; encoded by the coding sequence ATGTTGTTAAACGAGGGCATTCGCGCCCGTGAAGTTCGTCTTATTGACCAAAACGGCGAGCAATTAGGAATCAAGTCAAAAAACGAAGCACTTGAAATTGCTGCACGAGTTAATCTTGATGTTGTTCTTGTTGCACCGAATGCAAAACCTCCTGTAGCCCGTATCATGGACTATGGAAAGTTCAAGTTCGAGCAGCAGAAGAAAGATAAAGAAGCTCGTAAAAATCAAAAGATTATCAGTGTTAAAGAAGTTCGTCTTAGTCCGACTATTGATGAGCATGATTTTAATACAAAGCTTCGCAATGCAATTAAATTCCTTGAAAAAGGCGATAAAGTTAAAGCATCGATTCGATTTAAAGGACGTGCCATTACCCATAAGGAAATTGGTCATCGTGTATTAGTTCGCTTTGCTGAGGCATGCACAGAAGTAGCTACTGTAGAATCACATCCAAAAATGGATGGCCGCAGTATGTTCATGATGCTAGCACCTAAAAACGAAAAGTAA
- a CDS encoding DUF1294 domain-containing protein encodes MLKIFITLFIMINLVGFYLMMIDKKKAKNHQYRIRESTLWLVALFFGAIGMTLGMKTFRHKTKHFQFKYGLPVLSLLEIGLLLYAFNLLS; translated from the coding sequence ATGCTAAAGATATTTATAACCTTGTTTATCATGATTAATCTAGTTGGCTTTTACTTGATGATGATTGATAAGAAGAAAGCTAAAAATCATCAATACCGAATTAGAGAAAGTACATTATGGCTTGTTGCCTTATTTTTTGGTGCTATCGGCATGACGCTAGGGATGAAAACCTTTCGTCACAAAACAAAGCATTTCCAGTTTAAATACGGCTTGCCGGTGCTATCTCTCCTTGAAATAGGACTCCTCCTATATGCATTTAATCTTTTGTCATAA
- a CDS encoding sigma-w pathway protein ysdB yields MMWLIRFLLFALIIFLIYSVFKYLLNPKRKLELAHEQKRYYFLDDQDNVRKNFLITYKGVLFEGEKYLGTTENAFEVISIFIWPRNLASLQGMVREDLQFIERKVYENYPNAKIDWKSPIKEFMEKSRAPETPFNDHS; encoded by the coding sequence ATGATGTGGCTAATACGCTTCCTGCTATTTGCTCTTATTATTTTTCTTATATATAGCGTGTTTAAATATTTATTAAATCCAAAACGGAAGCTCGAACTGGCCCATGAGCAAAAGCGGTATTATTTCTTAGATGATCAAGACAATGTTCGCAAAAACTTTTTGATTACTTATAAAGGGGTTTTATTTGAAGGGGAAAAATATTTAGGGACAACTGAAAATGCATTTGAGGTTATCTCTATCTTTATCTGGCCCAGAAATCTCGCCTCACTACAAGGGATGGTGCGGGAAGATTTACAATTTATCGAGAGAAAAGTATATGAAAATTACCCAAATGCAAAGATCGACTGGAAAAGTCCGATCAAAGAGTTTATGGAAAAGAGTAGAGCACCTGAAACACCATTCAATGATCACAGTTAA
- a CDS encoding dUTP diphosphatase encodes MNYQKLFAMQEGLDKHIETKHQLHNENLVDRKVLALLVELGELANETRCFKFWSLKPSSPHETVLEEFVDGVHFILSLGIECGFEGESEYLGQHETKVSVNDQFLHVFELVSIFKNSKALEDYKEMFHAYIQLGELLGFNAEEIEKAYIDKNEVNYERQRQGY; translated from the coding sequence ATGAATTATCAAAAATTATTTGCAATGCAAGAAGGACTAGATAAGCATATTGAAACAAAACATCAACTGCACAATGAAAATTTAGTTGATCGTAAAGTGCTGGCGCTCCTCGTAGAATTAGGAGAACTTGCGAATGAAACTAGGTGCTTCAAATTTTGGAGTTTAAAGCCCTCATCTCCTCATGAAACTGTTTTAGAAGAGTTTGTGGATGGTGTTCATTTTATTCTTTCTCTGGGAATAGAGTGCGGGTTTGAAGGGGAAAGTGAGTATTTGGGACAGCATGAAACAAAAGTGTCTGTCAATGATCAGTTTTTGCATGTGTTTGAACTCGTAAGTATATTCAAAAACAGCAAGGCATTAGAGGATTATAAGGAAATGTTTCACGCATACATACAATTAGGGGAGCTATTAGGCTTCAATGCTGAGGAGATAGAGAAAGCCTATATTGATAAAAATGAAGTTAATTATGAAAGGCAGCGTCAAGGATATTAA
- the rplT gene encoding 50S ribosomal protein L20, which translates to MPRVKGGTVTRKRRKKVLKLAKGYFGSKHTLYKVANQQVMKSLMYAYRDRRNKKRDFRKLWVTRINAAARMNGLSYSRLMHGLKLAGIEVNRKMLAELAIADEKAFTELASVAKQNLSK; encoded by the coding sequence ATGCCACGTGTAAAAGGCGGTACAGTTACTCGCAAACGTCGTAAAAAAGTTCTTAAATTAGCTAAAGGTTATTTCGGTTCAAAACATACATTATATAAAGTTGCTAACCAACAAGTAATGAAATCTTTAATGTATGCTTACCGTGATCGTCGCAACAAAAAGCGCGATTTCCGCAAACTATGGGTTACTCGTATTAACGCAGCAGCTCGCATGAACGGTCTTTCTTACAGCCGTTTAATGCACGGTTTAAAGCTTGCTGGCATCGAAGTAAACCGCAAAATGCTTGCTGAATTAGCAATCGCTGACGAAAAAGCATTCACAGAATTAGCATCTGTTGCTAAGCAAAACCTTAGCAAGTAA
- a CDS encoding TVP38/TMEM64 family protein — translation MNDQLSLLFVMIETAGILAPIAFILFHILRQFFFIPVPLVCLTGGILFGSFFGSLFSLIGLMLSSILFYLLINRMPKTHAKLSNLKKRWFGEYRNLSVGQVAVLRLIPFIHYHLLNFCLIERNKSFQDYIKNSWLTNLPLAIFYTVFGEFISRFTPSMILIILLSLGVLVFLLREKVTVIKWREFFKAV, via the coding sequence TTGAATGATCAATTATCATTGCTATTTGTGATGATTGAAACAGCCGGGATTTTAGCCCCCATTGCCTTTATATTATTTCATATTTTAAGACAATTTTTCTTTATTCCTGTTCCCCTAGTCTGTTTAACTGGAGGAATCTTATTTGGCAGTTTTTTTGGCAGTTTATTCTCGTTAATCGGTCTAATGTTAAGCAGTATTCTTTTCTATTTACTTATTAACCGGATGCCGAAAACACATGCAAAACTATCAAACTTAAAAAAACGTTGGTTTGGGGAGTATCGGAATTTGAGTGTTGGTCAAGTGGCTGTGCTAAGACTTATCCCCTTTATTCATTATCATTTATTGAATTTTTGCTTAATTGAACGGAACAAAAGCTTTCAGGATTACATTAAGAATTCATGGTTAACAAATCTGCCTTTAGCTATTTTTTATACAGTGTTTGGGGAATTTATTAGCAGGTTTACTCCATCGATGATTCTCATAATCTTACTTTCACTAGGAGTCCTTGTTTTCTTATTGAGGGAAAAGGTAACGGTGATTAAGTGGCGAGAATTCTTTAAAGCAGTATAA
- the rpmI gene encoding 50S ribosomal protein L35 yields MPKMKTHRGAAKRFKRTGSGKLKRNHAYTSHLFANKSQKQKRKLRKGTLVSSGDYKRIRFLLVNLK; encoded by the coding sequence ATGCCAAAAATGAAAACTCACCGCGGCGCTGCTAAGCGTTTCAAAAGAACAGGATCTGGAAAACTTAAGCGTAACCACGCTTACACAAGCCACTTGTTCGCTAATAAATCTCAAAAACAAAAGCGTAAGCTTCGCAAAGGAACTCTTGTTTCTTCAGGCGATTACAAACGCATCCGTTTCTTATTAGTAAATCTTAAGTAA
- the thrS gene encoding threonine--tRNA ligase, giving the protein MSDLIKVSFPDGAVKEFPIGTTTEDIAASISPGLKKKAIAGKFNGEMYDLRRPIEEDGAVEIVTQDSAEALEVLRHSSAHLMAQAIKRLFKNVKLGVGPVIEGGFYYDIDMEQSLTPEDLPLIEKEMKKIINENIEIVRKEVSRDEAVQLFKEIDDEYKLELIEAIPADETVTLYEQGEFVDLCRGVHVPSTGKLKEIKLLSIAGAYWRGNSDNKMLQRIYGTAFFKKEDLAEHLRLLEEAKERDHRKIGKELNLFTNSQKVGQGLPLWLPKGATIRRIVERYIVDKEVRLGYDHVYTPVMGSVELYKTSGHWDHYQEDMFPVMEMDNEQLVLRPMNCPHHMMIYKNGIHSYRELPIRIAELGTMHRYEMSGALSGLQRVRGMTLNDAHIFVRPDQIKEEFKRVVQLVLDVYKDFGINDYSFRLSYRDPQDTEKYFDDDQMWEKAQAMLKEAMDEIGLDYFEADGEAAFYGPKLDVQVKTALGKEETLSTVQLDFLLPERFDLSYIGEDGKQHRPVVIHRGVVSTMERFVAFLIEEYKGAFPTWLAPVQVQVIPVSPDVHYDYAKEVLEQLKAEGFRVELDDRNEKIGYKIREAQMQKTPYMLVVGDNEVAEKAVNVRKYGEQKSETVPFADFIAGLKEEVKR; this is encoded by the coding sequence ATGTCAGATTTAATTAAAGTATCGTTTCCAGATGGGGCTGTAAAGGAGTTTCCTATAGGGACGACAACAGAAGATATCGCTGCTTCTATTAGTCCTGGACTTAAGAAGAAGGCAATAGCAGGTAAATTTAATGGCGAAATGTACGACCTGCGCCGTCCAATTGAGGAAGATGGAGCTGTCGAAATCGTTACTCAGGACAGTGCAGAGGCATTAGAGGTTCTTCGCCACAGTTCTGCCCACTTAATGGCACAGGCGATTAAGCGCTTATTTAAAAATGTTAAGCTTGGTGTAGGTCCGGTTATCGAAGGCGGGTTTTACTACGATATCGATATGGAGCAATCCTTGACTCCGGAGGATCTGCCGCTTATCGAAAAAGAAATGAAAAAGATCATCAATGAAAACATTGAAATCGTTCGCAAGGAAGTCAGCCGAGATGAAGCTGTCCAATTATTCAAGGAAATCGATGATGAATACAAACTAGAACTGATTGAAGCAATCCCTGCAGATGAAACAGTGACTCTTTATGAGCAAGGAGAGTTTGTTGACCTTTGCCGTGGTGTTCACGTGCCATCTACTGGCAAGCTGAAGGAAATTAAACTTCTAAGCATTGCTGGTGCATACTGGCGTGGAAACAGCGACAATAAAATGCTGCAGCGCATCTACGGTACAGCTTTCTTTAAAAAGGAAGATTTAGCTGAGCATTTGCGCTTGCTAGAAGAAGCGAAAGAGCGTGACCACCGTAAGATCGGGAAAGAATTAAATCTTTTCACTAACTCACAAAAAGTAGGACAAGGCTTGCCGCTATGGCTTCCAAAAGGAGCAACTATTCGCCGCATCGTGGAGCGCTATATTGTTGATAAGGAAGTTCGTTTAGGTTATGACCATGTTTATACACCAGTGATGGGAAGCGTTGAGCTGTACAAAACGTCTGGCCATTGGGATCATTACCAAGAGGATATGTTCCCTGTCATGGAAATGGATAATGAGCAGCTTGTTCTTCGTCCGATGAACTGCCCTCACCACATGATGATATATAAAAATGGCATTCACAGCTATCGTGAGCTTCCTATCCGCATCGCTGAGCTTGGAACGATGCATCGCTACGAAATGTCTGGAGCATTATCAGGCCTTCAGCGTGTACGTGGAATGACTCTGAATGACGCTCATATCTTTGTCCGTCCTGACCAAATTAAAGAAGAATTTAAGCGTGTTGTCCAACTGGTGCTTGATGTGTATAAAGACTTCGGGATCAATGATTATTCATTCCGTCTGTCTTATCGCGACCCGCAAGACACAGAAAAGTATTTTGATGATGACCAAATGTGGGAAAAAGCACAAGCGATGCTGAAAGAAGCAATGGATGAGATTGGACTTGATTATTTTGAAGCTGATGGGGAAGCAGCTTTCTATGGCCCAAAATTAGATGTACAAGTGAAAACTGCTTTAGGCAAGGAAGAGACTTTATCAACAGTTCAGTTAGACTTCTTATTGCCTGAGCGCTTTGATTTATCTTATATCGGGGAAGATGGAAAACAGCATCGTCCAGTCGTTATTCACCGCGGCGTTGTTTCAACAATGGAGCGCTTTGTTGCCTTCTTAATTGAAGAGTATAAAGGGGCATTCCCAACATGGCTTGCACCTGTTCAAGTTCAAGTCATCCCTGTTTCGCCAGATGTTCATTATGATTATGCAAAAGAAGTCCTTGAACAATTAAAAGCTGAGGGGTTCCGTGTAGAGCTTGATGATCGAAATGAGAAAATTGGCTACAAAATCCGTGAAGCCCAAATGCAAAAAACTCCATATATGCTAGTAGTCGGCGATAATGAAGTAGCTGAAAAGGCAGTCAATGTCCGAAAATATGGAGAGCAAAAATCTGAAACAGTTCCTTTTGCAGATTTTATTGCGGGATTGAAGGAAGAAGTTAAACGATAA